In the genome of Denticeps clupeoides chromosome 13, fDenClu1.1, whole genome shotgun sequence, one region contains:
- the tnfaip1 gene encoding BTB/POZ domain-containing adapter for CUL3-mediated RhoA degradation protein 2, giving the protein MSGESCVHPLHMQTGPVVPASSAACPKTKACAYRGHVGRGSKYVRLNVGGTLFYSTLQVLTQQDSLLKTMFSGKVEVFTDKEGWILIDRCGKHFGAILSYLRDSSVTLPKSGQGIRELMAEAKYYLIRGLVDICQGALQDNKEKAACVIPIITSHKEEERLIQACAKPVVKLLYNRSNNKYSYTSTSDDNLLKNIELFEKLSLSYSGRVLFIKDVIGDEICCWSFYGQGRKLAEVCCTSIVYATEKKHTKVEFPDARIYEETLNALLYETHPVPDTSLLEATRRRAHCCTHSEEDEGVEMRERVRRIHIKRYSTYDDRPLGH; this is encoded by the exons GTGCGCCTACCGCGGCCACGTCGGCCGCGGCAGCAAGTACGTCCGGCTGAACGTCGGCGGCACGCTCTTCTATTCAACCCTCCAGGTGCTCACGCAGCAGGACTCCTTGCTGAAGACCATGTTCAGTGGGAAGGTGGAGGTGTTCACCGATAAGGAAG GCTGGATCCTGATTGACAGGTGTGGGAAACATTTTGGTGCCATCCTCAGCTATCTTAGGGACAGCAGCGTCACCTTGCCCAAGAGTGGACAGGGCATCAGAGAGCTTATGGCCGAGGCCAAGTACTACCTCATCCGGGGCTTGGTGGACATCTGCCAGGGAGCTCTGCAG GACAATAAAGAAAAGGCTGCCTGTGTTATTCCTATCATCACCTCTCACAAGGAGGAGGAAAGACTAATACAAGCCTGTGCCAAG CCTGTGGTGAAATTATTGTACAATCGAAGCAACAACAAATACTCCTACACCAG cacCTCTGATGACAACTTGCTGAAGAACATCGAGTTGTTCGAGAAGCTCTCCTTGAGCTACAGTGGCCGTGTGCTCTTCATTAAAGATGTGATTGGAGACGAGATTTGTTGCTGGTCTTTCTACGGACAGGGACGCAAGCTGGCAGAGGTCTGCTGCACCTCCATCGTCTATGCCACTGAGAAGAAGCACACTAAG GTTGAGTTTCCTGACGCCCGCATCTATGAAGAGACTCTGAATGCGCTGCTGTACGAGACCCACCCAGTCCCAGACACCTCCCTGCTGGAGGCCACGCGTCGCCGCGCCCACTGCTGCACGCACAGCGAGGAGGACGAGGGAGTGGAGATGAGGGAGCGCGTACGCCGCATCCACATCAAGAGATACAGCACCTACGACGACCGGCCACTGGGTCACTGA